The following coding sequences lie in one Longimicrobiaceae bacterium genomic window:
- a CDS encoding Ig-like domain-containing protein: MRAPWGLLPLLAITFAVGCDGAPPTGSHEAAQVQAVTVDALTGTVGSTLPTALAVRVLDDRGRAMGGVTVAWSVTAGGGAVDPATSVTDMEGVARASWTLGPSAGTQGAKAAVGEIAPVLFTATARPEAVALAAPTSGNGQSGEVAGVLSDSLVVRVADRYGNPVPNVAVAWLVSAGGGAVSPAATATNDSGLVKARWALGPAVGAQAVGARAAGVAEAHAQFRAAAEARPGSIVLSPWSGDAQTGTVGRTLSGPLGVRAVDRLGRAVSGLSVAWEATEGAG, encoded by the coding sequence ATGCGCGCACCATGGGGCCTCCTCCCGCTCCTTGCGATCACCTTTGCCGTCGGCTGCGACGGCGCCCCCCCGACGGGAAGCCACGAGGCGGCACAGGTCCAGGCGGTCACCGTCGACGCTCTGACCGGGACGGTCGGAAGCACGCTTCCGACTGCACTGGCGGTCCGCGTTCTGGACGACAGGGGCAGAGCCATGGGCGGCGTCACGGTCGCCTGGTCCGTCACGGCGGGTGGCGGCGCCGTGGACCCGGCCACGTCCGTCACGGACATGGAAGGAGTGGCCCGGGCGAGCTGGACCCTCGGTCCGAGCGCCGGCACGCAGGGCGCTAAAGCCGCAGTAGGCGAGATCGCGCCCGTCCTCTTCACGGCGACCGCGAGACCGGAAGCCGTTGCCCTCGCGGCGCCGACGAGCGGCAACGGGCAATCGGGCGAGGTCGCGGGAGTCCTCTCGGACTCGCTTGTGGTCCGCGTCGCCGACCGGTACGGCAATCCCGTCCCGAACGTCGCGGTGGCGTGGCTGGTGAGCGCGGGCGGGGGAGCCGTCTCTCCCGCCGCCACGGCCACCAACGATTCGGGCCTGGTGAAAGCCCGGTGGGCCCTGGGACCGGCGGTCGGGGCGCAGGCGGTGGGGGCACGGGCCGCGGGGGTGGCGGAGGCACACGCGCAGTTCCGGGCGGCCGCGGAAGCACGGCCGGGGAGCATCGTCCTGTCCCCCTGGAGCGGCGACGCGCAGACCGGCACCGTCGGGCGCACGCTCTCCGGCCCGCTCGGGGTCAGGGCGGTGGACCGGCTCGGGCGCGCGGTAAGCGGCCTGAGCGTCGCCTGGGAGGCGACGGAGGGCGCCGGCT